The following coding sequences are from one Musa acuminata AAA Group cultivar baxijiao chromosome BXJ2-4, Cavendish_Baxijiao_AAA, whole genome shotgun sequence window:
- the LOC135611389 gene encoding uncharacterized protein LOC135611389, with translation MELRRGGCVLLALLFSFFSSSCGRTSSDGSASRSMDSLIRDRAFHELVRRRTGVAYRVPLPANLSTMEASVLRLRSSSLWRRGANLCASHIPPGTLAVPHVRRVVVVYQNWRGMSASYFGVPGYELAAPVIGLFLYDASDNASSAELDLRVTEDPVSIRFPVAAPDSSTRCARFDRDGSVHLQNPASTGECTARSTGHFTIIVPSGSSSGHAPARKEKKWRVLAMDIAGGMFALALVVLMGMGIRRLVKKKRTMKQIVRHAEENDALGAACVGKSRLPSAAMTRTRPRMENEDAPMT, from the coding sequence ATGGAACTAAGACGCGGTGGGTGCGTCCTCCTGGCCTTGTTATTCTCCTTCTTTAGCTCCTCCTGCGGCCGGACATCGAGTGATGGATCGGCGTCCCGCTCGATGGATTCCCTGATTCGAGATCGTGCGTTTCACGAGCTGGTCCGGCGCCGCACCGGCGTAGCGTACCGCGTGCCCCTCCCGGCGAATTTGTCGACCATGGAGGCTTCGGTTCTGAGGCTGAGGAGCAGCAGTCTGTGGAGGCGAGGAGCCAATCTGTGTGCATCCCACATTCCTCCAGGAACACTTGCAGTGCCTCACGTCAGGCGAGTCGTGGTCGTGTACCAGAACTGGAGAGGCATGTCGGCTTCGTACTTCGGCGTGCCGGGCTACGAACTTGCTGCTCCTGTCATCGGCCTCTTCCTTTACGACGCATCCGATAACGCAAGCTCGGCAGAGCTCGATCTCAGGGTGACGGAAGACCCAGTATCCATCAGATTCCCCGTCGCTGCACCGGATTCCTCGACGAGATGTGCTAGGTTCGACCGAGATGGGTCGGTGCATCTCCAGAATCCGGCATCAACAGGCGAGTGCACGGCGAGGAGCACAGGGCACTTCACGATCATCGTGCCGTCAGGGAGCTCTTCAGGCCACGCTCCTGCAaggaaagagaagaagtggaGGGTTTTGGCCATGGACATCGCCGGGGGAATGTTTGCCTTGGCTTTGGTGGTTCTGATGGGGATGGGTATACGTAGACTggtgaagaagaagaggacgatgAAGCAGATCGTGAGACATGCGGAAGAGAATGATGCCCTTGGAGCTGCCTGTGTTGGGAAGAGCAGGCTGCCATCGGCAGCGATGACGAGAACTCGGCCACGTATGGAGAACGAAGATGCACCCATGACATGA
- the LOC103980941 gene encoding V-type proton ATPase subunit E → MNDADVSKQIQQMVRFIRQEAEEKANEISVAAEEEFNIEKLQLVEAEKKKIRQEYERKEKQVEIRKKIEYSMQLNASRIEVLQAQDDLVSSMKEAAAKELLLVSVNQKAYQKLLKELIVQSLLRLKEPAVLLRCRKDDLHLVESVLNPAKEEYTKKANVHPPEIVVDNKTFLPPAPSHHNAHGPYCSGGVVLASIDGKIVCENTLDARLDVVFRKKLPEIRKLLFDQVIA, encoded by the exons ATGAACGACGCCGATGTCTCCAAGCAGATCCAgcagatggtgcggttcatccgccAGGAGGCTGAGGAGAAGGCCAACGAGATCTCCGTCGCCGCCGAGGAG GAATTCAACATCGAAAAGCTGCAACTTGTTGAGGCTGAAAAGAAGAAGATCAGGCAAGAATATGAAAGGAAAGAGAAGCAAGTAGAAATTCGAAAGAAAAT TGAGTACTCAATGCAGCTGAATGCTTCTCGTATTGAAGTTCTTCAAGCGCAGGATGATTTAGTCAGCTCCATGAAGGAGGCTGCTGCAAAGGAACTCCTGCTTGTCAGTGTTAATCAAAAAGCTTACCAAAAGCTTCTGAAAGAGCTGATTGTCCAG AGCTTGCTAAGATTGAAAGAGCCAGCTGTCTTGTTGCGCTGTCGCAAGGATGATCTTCATCTTGTGGAGTCTGTTTTAAATCCAGCAAAGGAAGAATACACAAAGAAAGCAAATGTTCATCCTCCTGAAATTGTCGTAGATAATAAAACTTTCTTGCCACCTGCTCCTAGCCATCATAATGCTCATGGCCCCTACTG CTCTGGAGGTGTTGTCTTGGCTTCTATAGATGGGAAAATTGTCTGTGAGAACACACTTGATGCAAGACTTGACGTCGTGTTCCGGAAGAAACTTCCAGAG ATTCGGAAGCTTCTTTTCGACCAAGTTATCGCTTGA
- the LOC135609711 gene encoding ubiquitin-conjugating enzyme E2 28-like gives MASKRILKELKDLQKDPPTSCSAGPVAEDMFHWQATIMGPPDSPYAGGVFLVTIHFPPDYPFKPPKVAFRTKVFHPNINSNGSICLDILKEQWSPALTISKVLLSICSLLTDPNPDDPLVPEIAHMYKTDRAKYEATARSWTQKYAMG, from the exons ATGGCTTCCAAACGGATCCTCAAAGAGCTCAAGGATCTCCAGAAGGATCCCCCCACATCCTGCAGCGCAG GTCCAGTGGCTGAAGATATGTTTCATTGGCAAGCAACGATAATGGGTCCACCTGACAGTCCATATGCAGGGGGAGTCTTTCTAGTTACTATACATTTTCCTCCGGATTACCCATTCAAACCACCTAAG GTTGCTTTCAGGACCAAGGTTTTCCATCCAAACATCAATAGCAATGGAAGCATTTGTCTCGACATTTTGAAGGAACAATGGAGTCCGGCATTAACCATTTCCAAG GTACTGTTGTCGATCTGCTCCCTTTTAACAGATCCAAACCCAGATGATCCATTGGTTCCCGAGATTGCCCATATGTACAAGACCGACAGAGCCAAGTACGAGGCGACTGCAAGGAGCTGGACGCAGAAGTACGCAATGGGTTAG
- the LOC135608960 gene encoding arabinogalactan protein 20-like, protein MAAIPRTLVAIMVLAFAIVLPAVQAQAPAPSPTSDGTSIDQGIAYLLMLVALVLTYLIHPSDAFSPHELF, encoded by the exons ATGGCGGCGATTCCTAGAACTTTGGTGGCCATTATGGTTCTCGCCTTCGCGATCGTTCTCCCGGCCGTCCAGGCGCAGGCTCCCGCCCCCTCGCCTACCAGCGACG GGACATCGATCGACCAGGGGATTGCTTATTTGCTAATGCTGGTGGCCCTGGTCCTGACCTACCTCATCCACCCCTCGGATGCCTTCTCCCCCCACGAGCTCTTCTAA
- the LOC103980944 gene encoding jasmonoyl--L-amino acid synthetase GH3.5 isoform X1, whose product MRLLDSKLVWRFPSVSSEKMRVFSLESVIEEFEALTNDAGRLQTESLRKILEQNGEAEYLRNLGLGGRTDPESFRACVPLVTHRDLEPYIQRIADGDTSVLTGKPITSISLSSGTTQGKPKFLPFNDELVQSTMQIYRTSFAFRNREYPIGDGKALQFIYSSRQVKTKGGLIATTATTNVYRSEQFKRTMKDIQSQCTSPDEVIFGPDFRQSLYCHLLCGLIYSNEVQIISSTFAHSIVHAFRTLEQVWEELCMDIREGVLSSRITVPSIRSAVSKLLIPNPSLADSIYNKCVRLSNWYGVIPELWPNAKYVYGIMTGSMEPYLKKLRHYAGSLPLMSADYGSSEGWIGANVNPSLIPELATFAVLPNIGYFEFIPLEKPEEKELENSASTIHYIESEPVGLTEVEVGKEYEIIVTNFAGLYRYRLGDVVRVAGFHNSTPELQFVCRRSLVLSINIDKNTEKDLQLAVEEAAKLLAAEKLEVVDFTSHVDTSTEPGHYVIFWELSSDTTEEVLRSCCNCLDLAFVDAGYIGSRKVGTIGPLELRVVRKKTFERILEHFLGLGAAMNQFKTPRFVSLSNSKVLQILCRNVTRCYFSTAYDI is encoded by the exons ATGCGATTGCTTGATTCGAAG CTGGTTTGGAGGTTTCCCTCTGTATCATCCGAGAAGATGAGAGTTTTTAGCCTCGAGAGCGTGATAGAGGAATTTGAAGCGTTGACGAACGATGCTGGACGGCTCCAGACAGAATCTCTCCGAAAGATTCTGGAGCAAAATGGCGAAGCAGAGTACTTGCGGAACTTAGGCCTCGGAGGAAGAACTGACCCGGAGAGCTTCAGAGCTTGCGTCCCTTTGGTCACTCATAGAGATCTGGAGCCTTATATTCAGAGGATAGCCGATGGTGATACTTCTGTTCTCACGGGGAAGCCTATAACTTCAATTTCACTCAG TTCTGGTACCACACAAGGCAAACCCAAGTTTCTACCATTCAATGATGAGCTAGTTCAGTCCACAATGCAGATATATCGGACTTCATTTGCATTCAGAAACCG AGAATATCCAATCGGAGATGGAAAAGCTCTGCAGTTCATCTATAGCAGCAGGCAGGTAAAAACTAAAGGAGGCCTTATTGCGACAACAGCTACAACCAATGTGTACAGAAGTGAACAATTCAAGCGCACTATGAAGGATATCCAGTCTCAATGCACTAGTCCTGATGAAGTTATATTTGGTCCAGATTTCCGGCAGTCCTTATATTGCCACCTCCTTTGCGGGCTGATCTACTCAAACGAAGTGCAGATCATATCTTCCACCTTTGCTCACAGTATAGTTCATGCTTTTCGAACACTTGAGCAGGTGTGGGAGGAGCTGTGCATGGATATTAGAGAAGGAGTTCTCTCGAGCAGAATCACTGTCCCATCTATACGTTCAGCTGTTTCTAAGCTTTTAATCCCCAATCCCAGCCTAGCAGACTCTATATACAACAAGTGTGTGAGATTAAGCAACTGGTATGGCGTGATTCCAGAGCTTTGGCCCAATGCCAAGTATGTCTATGGCATTATGACCGGATCTATGGAACCGTACTTGAAGAAATTAAGGCATTATGCCGGAAGCCTACCCCTCATGAGTGCTGACTATGGATCTTCAGAAGGATGGATCGGTGCTAACGTAAATCCTAGTTTAATTCCTGAGTTGGCAACCTTTGCAGTGCTTCCTAACATTGGCTACTTCGAGTTCATCCCTTTAGAGAAACCTGAGGAGAAGGAGCTGGAGAATAGTGCCTCCACCATTCACTATATAGAATCTGAGCCAGTTGGCCTGACTGAAGTTGAAGTTGGCAAGGAGTATGAAATTATTGTTACCAATTTTGCAG GTTTGTATCGGTATAGGTTGGGAGATGTGGTTAGGGTAGCTGGCTTTCACAACTCTACACCAGAGCTTCAATTCGTATGCAGGAGAAGCCTGGTGCTGAGCATCAATATCGACAAGAATACCGAGAAAGACCTGCAGTTGGCAGTCGAAGAAGCAGCGAAGCTCTTGGCCGCGGAAAAGCTCGAGGTTGTGGATTTCACGAGCCATGTTGACACTTCAACGGAGCCTGGACATTACGTAATCTTCTGGGAGTTGAGCTCTGACACAACCGAGGAGGTTCTTCGCAGCTGCTGCAATTGCTTAGACCTCGCCTTTGTCGATGCTGGCTACATCGGATCTAGAAAGGTTGGCACCATTGGACCTCTCGAGCTTCGTGTTGTACGCAAGAAAACATTCGAGAGGATCTTGGAGCATTTCCTCGGACTTGGGGCTGCCATGAACCAGTTCAAGACACCACGCTTCGTCAGCCTGTCGAACAGCAAGGTCTTGCAGATCTTGTGTAGGAATGTCACTAGGTGCTACTTCAGTACTGCCTATGACATCTAA
- the LOC103980944 gene encoding jasmonoyl--L-amino acid synthetase GH3.5 isoform X2 translates to MRVFSLESVIEEFEALTNDAGRLQTESLRKILEQNGEAEYLRNLGLGGRTDPESFRACVPLVTHRDLEPYIQRIADGDTSVLTGKPITSISLSSGTTQGKPKFLPFNDELVQSTMQIYRTSFAFRNREYPIGDGKALQFIYSSRQVKTKGGLIATTATTNVYRSEQFKRTMKDIQSQCTSPDEVIFGPDFRQSLYCHLLCGLIYSNEVQIISSTFAHSIVHAFRTLEQVWEELCMDIREGVLSSRITVPSIRSAVSKLLIPNPSLADSIYNKCVRLSNWYGVIPELWPNAKYVYGIMTGSMEPYLKKLRHYAGSLPLMSADYGSSEGWIGANVNPSLIPELATFAVLPNIGYFEFIPLEKPEEKELENSASTIHYIESEPVGLTEVEVGKEYEIIVTNFAGLYRYRLGDVVRVAGFHNSTPELQFVCRRSLVLSINIDKNTEKDLQLAVEEAAKLLAAEKLEVVDFTSHVDTSTEPGHYVIFWELSSDTTEEVLRSCCNCLDLAFVDAGYIGSRKVGTIGPLELRVVRKKTFERILEHFLGLGAAMNQFKTPRFVSLSNSKVLQILCRNVTRCYFSTAYDI, encoded by the exons ATGAGAGTTTTTAGCCTCGAGAGCGTGATAGAGGAATTTGAAGCGTTGACGAACGATGCTGGACGGCTCCAGACAGAATCTCTCCGAAAGATTCTGGAGCAAAATGGCGAAGCAGAGTACTTGCGGAACTTAGGCCTCGGAGGAAGAACTGACCCGGAGAGCTTCAGAGCTTGCGTCCCTTTGGTCACTCATAGAGATCTGGAGCCTTATATTCAGAGGATAGCCGATGGTGATACTTCTGTTCTCACGGGGAAGCCTATAACTTCAATTTCACTCAG TTCTGGTACCACACAAGGCAAACCCAAGTTTCTACCATTCAATGATGAGCTAGTTCAGTCCACAATGCAGATATATCGGACTTCATTTGCATTCAGAAACCG AGAATATCCAATCGGAGATGGAAAAGCTCTGCAGTTCATCTATAGCAGCAGGCAGGTAAAAACTAAAGGAGGCCTTATTGCGACAACAGCTACAACCAATGTGTACAGAAGTGAACAATTCAAGCGCACTATGAAGGATATCCAGTCTCAATGCACTAGTCCTGATGAAGTTATATTTGGTCCAGATTTCCGGCAGTCCTTATATTGCCACCTCCTTTGCGGGCTGATCTACTCAAACGAAGTGCAGATCATATCTTCCACCTTTGCTCACAGTATAGTTCATGCTTTTCGAACACTTGAGCAGGTGTGGGAGGAGCTGTGCATGGATATTAGAGAAGGAGTTCTCTCGAGCAGAATCACTGTCCCATCTATACGTTCAGCTGTTTCTAAGCTTTTAATCCCCAATCCCAGCCTAGCAGACTCTATATACAACAAGTGTGTGAGATTAAGCAACTGGTATGGCGTGATTCCAGAGCTTTGGCCCAATGCCAAGTATGTCTATGGCATTATGACCGGATCTATGGAACCGTACTTGAAGAAATTAAGGCATTATGCCGGAAGCCTACCCCTCATGAGTGCTGACTATGGATCTTCAGAAGGATGGATCGGTGCTAACGTAAATCCTAGTTTAATTCCTGAGTTGGCAACCTTTGCAGTGCTTCCTAACATTGGCTACTTCGAGTTCATCCCTTTAGAGAAACCTGAGGAGAAGGAGCTGGAGAATAGTGCCTCCACCATTCACTATATAGAATCTGAGCCAGTTGGCCTGACTGAAGTTGAAGTTGGCAAGGAGTATGAAATTATTGTTACCAATTTTGCAG GTTTGTATCGGTATAGGTTGGGAGATGTGGTTAGGGTAGCTGGCTTTCACAACTCTACACCAGAGCTTCAATTCGTATGCAGGAGAAGCCTGGTGCTGAGCATCAATATCGACAAGAATACCGAGAAAGACCTGCAGTTGGCAGTCGAAGAAGCAGCGAAGCTCTTGGCCGCGGAAAAGCTCGAGGTTGTGGATTTCACGAGCCATGTTGACACTTCAACGGAGCCTGGACATTACGTAATCTTCTGGGAGTTGAGCTCTGACACAACCGAGGAGGTTCTTCGCAGCTGCTGCAATTGCTTAGACCTCGCCTTTGTCGATGCTGGCTACATCGGATCTAGAAAGGTTGGCACCATTGGACCTCTCGAGCTTCGTGTTGTACGCAAGAAAACATTCGAGAGGATCTTGGAGCATTTCCTCGGACTTGGGGCTGCCATGAACCAGTTCAAGACACCACGCTTCGTCAGCCTGTCGAACAGCAAGGTCTTGCAGATCTTGTGTAGGAATGTCACTAGGTGCTACTTCAGTACTGCCTATGACATCTAA
- the LOC103980945 gene encoding probable polygalacturonase encodes MVRWRLAATALLAIFLTVLKGGAFVVAEEEQTCSGIVPMKNRGEVVSITDFGGVGDGQTLNTAAFKSAVFHIEQRKVPEGSLLYIPAGVWLTEAFNLTSHMTLFLAEGAVIKATQDTVNWPLIHPLPSYGRGRELPGGRYMSLIHGNGLQDVTITGENGTIDGQGDVWWNMWRQKTLPFTRPNLLELMHSTDIIISNVVFRDSPFWNIHPVYCSNVVVKNVTILAPYDSPNTDGVDPDSSLNVCIEDCYISTGDDLVAVKSGWDEYGIAYARPSSGIIVRRLTGSSPFAGFAVGSETSGGIENILAENLNIFKTGVGIHIKTNSGRGGFIKNITISDVNLSNVRKGLRIAGNVGDHPDDRYDPNALPVVDGLTIKNVWGVRIQQPGSIQGIKNSPFTQIHLSNVKLDVASPRGVAWACADVSGGALDVQPSPCAELTITNGMSFRTGAL; translated from the exons ATGGTGCGATGGCGGCTGGCGGCGACGGCACTGTTAGCTATTTTCCTCACGGTGCTGAAAGGCGGCGCCTTTGTCGTGGCGGAAGAGGAGCAGACGTGCTCCGGGATAGTGCCTATGAAGAACCGGGGGGAGGTGGTGTCGATCACTGACTTCGGAGGGGTCGGGGACGGGCAGACGCTCAACACGGCGGCCTTCAAGAGCGCCGTCTTCCACATTGAGCAACGGAAAGTGCCGGAGGGATCCCTTCTCTACATCCCTGCTGGAGTCTGGCTCACCGAAGCCTTCAACCTGACCAGCCACATGACGCTCTTCCTCGCTGAGGGCGCCGTCATCAAGGCCACCCAG GACACGGTGAATTGGCCACTGATTCATCCTTTACCATCTTATGGAAGAGGACGAGAGTTACCAGGTGGCAGGTACATGAGTTTGATTCATGGCAATGGACTTCAGGATGTTACCATAACAG GTGAGAATGGAACAATTGATGGGCAAGGTGATGTGTGGTGGAATATGTGGAGACAGAAAACTCTACCTTTTACTAGGCCGAATCTGCTGGAACTCATGCACTCTACAGATATCATCATCTCTAATGTGGTCTTCCGGGACTCACCTTTCTGGAACATTCACCCTGTCTATTGCAG CAATGTGGTGGTGAAAAATGTGACTATCCTGGCTCCATATGATTCTCCTAATACCGACGGAGTGGATCCAG ATTCAAGCTTGAATGTTTGTATCGAGGACTGTTACATTTCAACAGGGGATGATTTGGTGGCTGTGAAGAGTGGTTGGGATGAGTACGGCATTGCTTATGCTCGTCCTAGCTCTGGAATAATCGTCCGGCGATTAACAGGTTCCAGCCCCTTTGCTGGCTTCGCTGTAGGGAGTGAAACTTCCGGTGGAATAGAGAACATCTTGGCTGAGAACTTAAATATATTCAAGACCGGTGTTGGGATCCACATAAAGACCAATTCTGGCAGGGGAGGATTCATAAAAAACATAACTATCTCAGATGTTAATCTGAGCAATGTTCGCAAGGGACTGAGGATCGCGGGGAATGTAGGAGACCACCCCGATGACAGATACGACCCGAATGCTCTTCCTGTTGTCGATGGATTGACAATCAAAAATGTGTGGGGCGTGCGCATCCAGCAACCTGGTTCAATACAGGGTATCAAGAACTCTCCCTTCACTCAAATTCATCTTTCGAATGTAAAGCTCGATGTGGCTTCGCCACGGGGAGTAGCATGGGCATGTGCCGATGTGAGTGGCGGTGCTCTCGACGTTCAGCCATCGCCTTGCGCAGAGCTGACCATCACAAACGGCATGAGCTTTCGTACTGGTGCTCTCTGA